In Acidobacteriota bacterium, the following proteins share a genomic window:
- a CDS encoding aminomethyl-transferring glycine dehydrogenase subunit GcvPA yields the protein MRYLPNSMRDREEMLGTLGYSSIEDLFSQIPEQIRLRGRLDLPGPLSEQEVLEFFKQAASHSTREYASLLGAGAYSHFRPAAVDALLSRGEFFTAYTPYQAELAQGTLQAMFEFQTLIAQLTGMEVSNASLYDGSTATTEAVLMALRLTRRNRVVASRTLHPEYREVMATYLRHLGTEAVEIPYSASGQIDLAALEAALSKETAAVVVQSPNFLGVIERFTEIAEVVHRSGALMVVTINEPLSLAVVNPPAEADIICGEAQSFGVPVAFGGPYVGFLATREKFVRQMPGRLVGQTTDTQGRRGFVLTLATREQHIRREKATSNICTNQSLCALAATIYLCLLGKQGLRALAEHNLAKAHYAASQLATVPGASIPFAAPFFNEFVVKAPGNAEVLLQDLRQENILGGVNLERFYPELSDHLLVCVTETVNKSALDRMVRTYQKFSGQKQARAAAPSGVSHPVGQEKA from the coding sequence ATGCGTTATCTCCCGAACTCCATGCGCGACCGGGAGGAGATGCTCGGGACGCTCGGCTACAGTTCGATTGAAGACCTCTTTTCACAAATTCCTGAACAAATTCGGCTAAGAGGCCGGTTGGACCTGCCTGGCCCCCTTTCGGAACAGGAAGTTCTGGAATTCTTTAAGCAGGCTGCCAGCCACAGCACGCGCGAATACGCGTCATTGCTGGGTGCGGGCGCCTACTCGCACTTCCGGCCCGCGGCAGTAGACGCGCTGCTCTCCCGCGGCGAATTCTTTACAGCCTACACGCCCTACCAGGCCGAACTCGCCCAGGGAACGCTGCAGGCGATGTTTGAGTTCCAGACGCTGATCGCCCAGTTGACCGGGATGGAAGTGTCGAACGCCTCGCTTTACGACGGCTCCACGGCCACGACTGAAGCGGTACTGATGGCCCTCCGCCTGACGCGCCGCAATCGCGTGGTGGCGTCAAGGACGCTGCATCCGGAGTACCGCGAAGTGATGGCCACTTACTTGCGCCACCTGGGGACGGAAGCCGTGGAGATACCCTACTCTGCTTCCGGGCAAATCGATCTTGCCGCACTGGAGGCGGCGCTCAGCAAGGAAACCGCGGCCGTCGTCGTGCAATCGCCAAACTTTCTGGGCGTAATCGAACGTTTCACTGAAATCGCGGAAGTTGTCCACCGAAGCGGCGCATTGATGGTGGTGACAATAAACGAGCCGCTTTCCCTCGCAGTCGTCAATCCTCCTGCGGAAGCAGACATCATTTGCGGCGAGGCGCAATCCTTCGGTGTGCCCGTCGCCTTTGGAGGCCCTTACGTCGGCTTCCTGGCCACTCGTGAAAAGTTTGTGCGGCAGATGCCGGGACGGCTGGTGGGCCAGACCACGGATACCCAGGGCCGGCGGGGGTTTGTGTTGACCCTCGCTACGCGAGAGCAGCACATTCGGCGCGAGAAAGCCACCTCAAATATCTGTACCAACCAGTCACTTTGCGCTCTGGCCGCAACCATCTATCTGTGTCTTCTGGGTAAGCAGGGGCTGAGGGCGCTGGCGGAGCATAATCTAGCCAAAGCGCACTACGCCGCCAGCCAGCTCGCAACCGTGCCGGGAGCGTCCATCCCATTTGCCGCGCCGTTCTTCAATGAATTCGTTGTCAAGGCGCCCGGGAACGCCGAGGTCCTTCTGCAAGACCTCCGGCAGGAGAATATTCTGGGTGGCGTGAATCTTGAGCGTTTCTACCCTGAGTTGAGTGATCACTTGCTGGTTTGCGTTACCGAGACCGTGAACAAATCCGCTCTCGACCGGATGGTCAGGACGTACCAGAAATTTTCCGGACAGAAACAGGCGAGAGCCGCAGCGCCGTCTGGCGTGTCGCACCCCGTTGGCCAGGAGAAAGCATGA
- a CDS encoding PadR family transcriptional regulator: MDKQAQILPGTLDLLILKAVSLGRLHGYGILLQIGQISRGALAIEQGALYPALFRLVRQGLLKTEWGISENKHKAKYYELTPAGRKRLREETEGWNRLVAAIGTALKTETSEL; encoded by the coding sequence ATGGATAAACAGGCACAGATTCTTCCCGGCACGCTCGACCTTCTCATCCTCAAGGCGGTCTCTCTCGGGCGCCTCCACGGCTACGGCATCCTGCTGCAAATCGGGCAGATTTCCAGGGGCGCTCTGGCCATCGAACAGGGAGCGCTGTATCCGGCGCTGTTTCGGCTGGTCCGCCAGGGTCTGCTGAAAACCGAGTGGGGCATTTCAGAAAACAAACACAAGGCCAAGTACTACGAGCTCACACCGGCGGGCCGTAAGCGCCTGCGCGAAGAAACCGAGGGCTGGAACCGGCTGGTGGCCGCTATTGGCACGGCGCTCAAGACGGAAACAAGCGAGTTATAG
- the gcvH gene encoding glycine cleavage system protein GcvH: protein MYPEEFQYTKDHEWIRVDGDTGTIGITDHAQKELGDIVYVELPKSGDAVTAAQTLGTVESVKAVSEIYSPVSGKVTAVNAKLQEHPELLNSDPHSEAWLIRVRLADPQEVRKLMSAEQYEAYIREAASQ from the coding sequence ATGTACCCTGAAGAATTTCAATACACCAAAGATCACGAGTGGATTCGAGTGGATGGTGATACCGGGACAATTGGAATAACCGACCACGCCCAGAAGGAACTGGGTGACATCGTCTATGTTGAACTCCCCAAATCGGGCGACGCAGTGACGGCTGCCCAAACCTTGGGAACGGTGGAGTCCGTAAAAGCCGTTTCAGAGATTTATTCTCCCGTCAGCGGAAAAGTAACCGCCGTCAACGCCAAGCTCCAGGAACATCCGGAACTGCTGAATTCCGATCCGCACTCAGAGGCATGGCTCATCCGCGTTCGCCTGGCAGACCCCCAGGAGGTCCGGAAGCTGATGTCTGCTGAACAATACGAGGCGTACATCCGGGAGGCTGCGTCGCAATAA
- a CDS encoding UDP-N-acetylmuramate dehydrogenase: MTHFEISRNEALRPFTTFRVGGPAAFFACAAAPEDFLEALRFGRKERLPVFVLGGGSNILVSDNGFQGLVIHPVQRGIAIQSAENRKIMLRVEAAETWDDVVSRAAVEGFYGIENLSHIPGQAGAAIVQNIGAYGQQISDAFSSATVMEIHSGDVMKLSAADCGFGYRKSIFNSSRRNQFIILQLELALSRRGKPNLRYPDVRSFFNERGIEGPSIQQVREAIIQIRDRKFPFPREEKGGNAGSFFKNLVLNDAEFEMLRTNLQRNFSTAECERLQEIRKRSGTDRPVKIPTAFLIEICGLKGHREGGARVNESQPLVLLNDGGATARDVLALAGVIRRTVHARTGMTIQLEPELVGFKPDEAEKYLALN, translated from the coding sequence ATGACGCATTTTGAGATCAGCCGGAATGAAGCGCTTAGGCCTTTTACCACCTTCAGGGTGGGAGGGCCTGCCGCCTTCTTTGCGTGCGCGGCCGCGCCCGAGGATTTTCTTGAAGCGCTTCGGTTCGGGCGTAAAGAGCGCCTTCCTGTCTTCGTGCTCGGCGGCGGAAGCAACATCCTGGTGAGCGACAATGGCTTCCAGGGCCTGGTTATTCACCCTGTGCAGCGTGGCATTGCCATTCAATCGGCGGAAAACCGGAAAATCATGTTACGGGTTGAAGCGGCTGAAACCTGGGATGATGTGGTCAGCCGCGCAGCAGTGGAAGGCTTTTATGGCATCGAAAACCTTTCCCACATTCCCGGGCAGGCTGGGGCTGCAATTGTGCAGAACATCGGAGCGTATGGTCAGCAGATCAGTGATGCCTTCTCGAGCGCAACAGTCATGGAAATCCATTCCGGAGATGTGATGAAGCTCAGCGCTGCCGATTGCGGATTCGGCTACCGGAAAAGCATTTTCAACTCAAGCAGAAGAAATCAATTCATCATCCTGCAGCTCGAACTGGCGCTTAGCCGACGTGGCAAGCCGAACCTTCGCTATCCGGATGTACGGAGCTTCTTCAACGAACGCGGCATTGAAGGTCCTTCCATCCAGCAGGTCCGCGAAGCCATTATCCAGATCCGCGACCGCAAATTTCCTTTTCCGCGCGAGGAGAAAGGCGGCAATGCGGGATCTTTTTTTAAGAATCTGGTTTTAAACGACGCGGAATTTGAAATGCTGCGCACAAACCTGCAACGAAACTTTTCAACCGCAGAATGCGAGCGCCTCCAGGAAATCCGCAAGCGCTCAGGCACGGACCGGCCGGTGAAAATTCCCACCGCATTCCTGATCGAAATCTGCGGGCTGAAAGGACATCGCGAGGGCGGCGCGCGTGTGAATGAATCCCAGCCGCTGGTCTTGCTGAATGACGGCGGCGCAACCGCCCGCGATGTGCTGGCGCTCGCCGGTGTTATCCGACGAACGGTCCACGCCCGCACAGGGATGACCATTCAACTTGAGCCGGAGCTGGTAGGCTTTAAACCGGACGAAGCGGAAAAATATCTCGCTCTCAACTAA
- a CDS encoding MFS transporter: MQGDRMDTSNRMASGPSYTPVPAIGISNTRRWVVMWLLFIASIINYLDRTTISFALPLISHDLHLGPESKGVLLSAFFWSYTLMQIPIGLMADRMNLLWIYAGAFALWSVAQGLTGLAGTLTVLILLRILLGFGESIYLPGGTKIVSLLFGRSERGLPSGFFDSGTRFGLVVGGVGIPWLLVRYGWRDAFVMVGILGLIWLVPWFFAFPAKLAQKADKQTERSGTQRRLRFRLAHFDRNLLGVCLGFFCFDYFWYLMLTWLPDYLYEARHLSIIKAGLFSALPYAVFGVCQPLGGWVSDRLISHGWDATRTRKSIISFGFMFGLLMIPAAFAQSANVAVALIVGAGLVGLSTANLLVMVQLCAPPDEIGVWTGFLNFAGNIGGITAPLITGFLIAWTGSFVAGFVLGPVLLVSGLLAYWFVVGKLESPQDSQIAATAES, from the coding sequence ATGCAGGGAGATCGAATGGATACCTCGAACCGAATGGCGTCAGGCCCATCCTACACTCCGGTCCCTGCTATCGGCATCAGCAACACCCGGCGCTGGGTAGTGATGTGGCTGCTTTTCATAGCGTCAATCATTAACTACCTCGATCGCACCACCATTTCCTTTGCGCTGCCGCTGATCTCCCACGATCTCCATCTGGGTCCGGAGTCAAAGGGCGTACTGCTCTCCGCCTTCTTCTGGTCCTACACGTTGATGCAGATTCCTATCGGGCTCATGGCAGACCGCATGAACCTGTTGTGGATTTATGCCGGAGCTTTTGCTTTGTGGTCCGTGGCGCAGGGGCTCACGGGACTGGCCGGCACGCTGACGGTCCTCATCCTGCTTCGCATCCTGCTGGGATTTGGCGAATCCATTTACCTCCCGGGCGGCACCAAGATTGTGAGCCTGCTTTTCGGCCGCTCGGAGCGCGGACTGCCTTCGGGCTTCTTTGATTCCGGGACGCGTTTCGGCCTGGTGGTGGGAGGCGTCGGCATCCCCTGGCTGCTGGTCCGTTATGGGTGGCGGGACGCATTTGTAATGGTGGGGATCCTGGGCCTTATCTGGCTGGTGCCCTGGTTTTTTGCTTTCCCTGCAAAGCTGGCACAAAAAGCAGATAAGCAAACCGAACGCTCCGGCACGCAAAGGCGCCTGCGTTTCCGGCTGGCGCATTTTGACCGCAACCTGCTGGGAGTGTGTTTGGGCTTTTTTTGCTTCGATTATTTCTGGTATCTGATGCTGACGTGGCTCCCGGACTATCTATACGAGGCGCGACACTTGAGCATTATCAAGGCGGGATTGTTTTCTGCCCTGCCCTATGCAGTTTTCGGCGTTTGCCAGCCGCTGGGAGGCTGGGTTTCCGACCGCCTGATCAGCCACGGCTGGGACGCTACACGGACGCGCAAAAGCATCATTTCTTTCGGATTCATGTTTGGCCTGCTGATGATTCCTGCGGCGTTTGCTCAAAGCGCCAATGTGGCCGTCGCCTTGATCGTCGGGGCAGGCCTGGTTGGACTCTCGACCGCCAATCTCCTGGTGATGGTACAGCTCTGCGCGCCGCCCGATGAAATCGGGGTCTGGACCGGCTTCCTGAACTTTGCAGGAAACATCGGAGGCATTACCGCACCGCTGATAACGGGTTTCCTCATTGCTTGGACCGGATCGTTTGTTGCCGGTTTTGTGTTGGGACCCGTGCTGCTGGTGAGCGGCTTGCTGGCCTATTGGTTCGTGGTGGGGAAACTCGAATCGCCGCAGGACTCGCAAATCGCAGCAACCGCTGAATCCTGA
- a CDS encoding fatty acid--CoA ligase, whose amino-acid sequence MILPLTPVRLKRHASRIFGSKVGVVCENLRFTYRQFDERCDRLSSALLRLGLKKGERVAFLSFNCHRLLEAYFGVPQLGAILLPLNIRLAPEELTYILNDGEPSVLFFDPEFALLIESMKQKIPSVGHFVALRGPTPEWAHPGTYDEILAEAEPANIDYRTIDENSVAELFYTSGTTAHPKGVMLTHRNLYLHAFYKLQLDTETDNEVGIYTVPLFHVNSWGTPHSLTLLGGKHVIIRKFDPLIVLQLIQNERVSQIQMVPTMVTAVLNHPDFARYDVSSLKVMFIGGAPCNTALIREIEEKVPGCVAKGGYGLTETSPVISAASIKDHLASEPREVRDRRKATAGCALAGAEIRVVDLHGHDVRPDSGEVGEVIVRSDVVMGGYWKQPEATARAIQDDWFHTGDLATIDEEGYILIVDRAKDMILSGGENIASAEIERILNSHPAILECAVIAVPDEKWGEVPKALVVLRVGQNTTEAEILDHCRCHLAGFKVPKTVEFFQSLPKGGTGKILKKVLREPYWAGRERRVQ is encoded by the coding sequence ATGATTCTTCCTCTCACCCCAGTCCGCCTGAAGCGCCATGCCTCCCGCATTTTCGGGAGCAAAGTAGGCGTGGTCTGTGAAAACCTGCGGTTCACTTATCGCCAGTTTGACGAGCGCTGCGACCGGCTATCTTCCGCGCTGCTCCGGCTGGGGCTGAAAAAAGGCGAGCGGGTTGCCTTCCTGAGTTTCAACTGCCATCGCCTGCTGGAGGCTTATTTCGGGGTCCCTCAACTGGGCGCCATCCTGTTGCCGCTCAATATCCGCCTGGCGCCGGAAGAATTGACTTATATCCTGAATGATGGCGAGCCCAGTGTGCTTTTTTTCGACCCCGAGTTTGCGCTTCTGATTGAAAGCATGAAGCAAAAAATTCCATCGGTGGGGCACTTTGTCGCGCTGCGGGGGCCCACCCCGGAGTGGGCCCATCCTGGGACTTATGACGAGATTCTGGCGGAAGCCGAGCCCGCCAACATCGATTACCGCACGATTGATGAAAACTCAGTGGCCGAGCTTTTCTACACCAGCGGCACTACGGCCCATCCCAAAGGCGTGATGCTGACCCACCGTAACCTCTACCTGCACGCTTTTTACAAGCTGCAGTTGGATACTGAAACCGACAACGAGGTTGGAATATACACGGTCCCGCTGTTTCACGTGAACAGCTGGGGAACGCCTCACTCCCTGACTCTCCTGGGCGGAAAGCATGTCATTATCCGGAAATTCGACCCTCTCATCGTGCTTCAGTTGATCCAGAATGAGAGGGTGTCGCAGATCCAGATGGTTCCCACCATGGTCACCGCAGTGCTCAATCACCCGGACTTTGCCCGGTACGACGTTTCAAGCCTCAAGGTGATGTTCATCGGCGGAGCGCCCTGCAACACGGCGTTGATTCGTGAGATTGAAGAAAAAGTGCCCGGCTGCGTGGCGAAAGGCGGGTATGGCCTGACGGAAACCTCTCCGGTTATTTCCGCCGCCAGCATCAAAGACCACCTGGCGAGCGAGCCCCGAGAAGTCCGGGACCGCCGCAAAGCGACCGCAGGATGCGCCCTGGCGGGGGCCGAGATCCGCGTGGTGGATCTTCATGGACACGACGTGAGGCCCGATAGCGGCGAAGTGGGCGAGGTGATTGTCCGCAGCGACGTGGTAATGGGCGGCTACTGGAAACAACCGGAAGCAACCGCGCGCGCGATCCAGGATGATTGGTTCCACACTGGAGACCTGGCCACCATCGACGAAGAGGGTTACATCCTGATCGTCGATCGCGCCAAGGACATGATTTTGAGCGGCGGCGAGAACATCGCCTCAGCTGAGATTGAACGCATCCTGAACTCACACCCGGCAATCCTGGAGTGCGCGGTGATTGCCGTCCCGGACGAAAAGTGGGGCGAAGTCCCCAAAGCACTTGTCGTCCTTAGAGTGGGGCAGAACACTACCGAGGCCGAAATCCTCGACCATTGCCGCTGCCATCTGGCCGGATTCAAGGTCCCCAAGACCGTGGAATTTTTCCAGAGCCTGCCCAAAGGTGGCACTGGCAAGATCCTGAAAAAGGTGCTGCGCGAGCCCTACTGGGCGGGGCGAGAGCGCCGCGTGCAATGA
- the gcvT gene encoding glycine cleavage system aminomethyltransferase GcvT, with protein MPAEPGPKRTALYSVHKAAGARMMEFGGWEMPIEYTGITQEHLAVRTRAGLFDVSHMGEIIVRGPRALAFLQSITCNDVARLSDHQAQYSALMYPSGCAIDDCVVHRMDENEYFICVNAANTDKDFEWLVEHNSLGAELENVSSLYSQLAVQGPRAVAILTRVTGFDLASIRTYWFSPAECCGVEGILARTGYTGEDGFEFYFSREHSVDVWNALLEAGKDDGLQPAGLGARNTLRLEAGYALYGHELDEDTTLLEANLGWICKLEKGEFLGRDVLVKQREEGIRKKLVGFEMAEPGIARDGYAVWVSGEKAGQVTSGSPAPFLKKNIGLAYVPPEAAQPGYEIMIEIRQRQARARQVVLPFYRRPK; from the coding sequence ATGCCGGCAGAGCCCGGGCCAAAGCGAACGGCGCTTTACTCTGTCCACAAGGCAGCGGGCGCGCGGATGATGGAGTTCGGCGGATGGGAAATGCCCATCGAGTACACGGGCATTACCCAGGAGCACCTGGCCGTGCGGACGCGTGCCGGCCTGTTTGACGTCAGCCACATGGGCGAGATCATCGTGCGGGGTCCCCGGGCGCTTGCCTTCCTCCAATCGATCACCTGCAATGATGTTGCTCGCCTGAGTGACCACCAGGCCCAATACAGCGCTCTCATGTACCCCAGCGGCTGTGCCATTGATGACTGTGTGGTCCACCGGATGGACGAAAACGAGTATTTTATCTGCGTTAACGCCGCCAACACCGATAAGGATTTCGAGTGGCTGGTTGAGCACAACTCTTTGGGCGCGGAACTGGAAAACGTTTCTTCGCTGTATTCGCAACTGGCCGTGCAGGGTCCGCGGGCTGTGGCGATCTTGACCAGAGTGACGGGGTTTGACCTCGCTTCCATTCGCACGTATTGGTTTTCACCCGCGGAATGCTGCGGCGTGGAAGGCATCCTGGCAAGGACCGGCTATACCGGCGAAGACGGCTTCGAGTTTTACTTTTCTCGCGAGCATTCCGTGGACGTGTGGAACGCCCTGCTGGAAGCGGGAAAAGATGACGGCTTGCAGCCGGCTGGGCTGGGCGCGCGCAACACGCTTCGCCTGGAGGCTGGATACGCGCTTTACGGCCACGAACTGGACGAGGACACTACCTTGCTGGAAGCCAACCTTGGCTGGATCTGCAAGCTCGAAAAGGGAGAGTTTCTCGGCAGGGACGTGCTGGTGAAGCAGCGCGAAGAGGGCATCCGGAAAAAGCTGGTAGGCTTTGAAATGGCCGAACCCGGCATCGCCCGAGATGGCTATGCGGTATGGGTCAGCGGTGAGAAGGCAGGGCAGGTGACCAGTGGTTCTCCCGCTCCGTTTCTGAAGAAGAACATCGGGCTTGCCTATGTGCCGCCGGAGGCAGCACAACCCGGCTACGAGATCATGATTGAAATCCGGCAGCGGCAGGCGCGGGCACGGCAAGTGGTACTACCTTTTTACAGACGGCCAAAGTAG
- a CDS encoding ABC transporter permease gives MKLWAWLRTVAAFIFRRSHVERELDEEFRSHLEICGADLKRQGLSRTEAERQARIDFGGYQRYKEECREAFGTRLLQELAQDLRHGLRQLRRNPGFTIVAAVTLALGIGATTAIFSVVNGVLLKPLPYPHPEQLVAVWLTAPGMNVNDLNPGPSDYLLFRDQNRTFQDVGLSTGYSVNVTGLGKPERVGSLKVTYDLLPALGATPMLGRSFTRADDAPGSPEVVMLTYGYWRRRLGADSSVIGKAITVDGKLREIIGVLPQSFLFGEPGLALLTPLQLDRAKTFLGDFAFDGIARLKPGVTLAEANADVARMLPIVLRSFPPPPGYTAKMFEDARIAPSLRPLKQEVIGDMGSVLWVLMGGIGLVLLTACANVANLLLVRVEGRRQELAIRAALGAGRGRIATQMLLEGFILALLGSSLGLLLADVVVRGLVAMAPSGLPRLNEITLDGTVVLFTLTVSLFVTLLIGLVPVLKYTGASLGIGLRESRRSMSESRQRLRSRSAMVTVQVAMALVLLVSSGLMIRTFRALTRVDPGFVAPAGIQTFRIDIPETQVQDPVRVVRMEQEILRRIRAVPGVSSAGLSMSVPMGGNEWSDNVFARDQAYAPGEMPLHRYRFATPGFIKTLGAPLIAGRDFTWSDMYNKVPVAIVSERLPREYWHDPKNAVGKQIRTTRKDDWREVIGVVGNIHDDGADKPAPSSVYWPILTTHLKGMDALVIRWPAVSIRSPRAGTESLMEEVRRAVWSVDSDLPLADVHTLDYYERASMARTSFTLVILAIAGGMALLLGIVGLYSVISYSVSQRIHEVGVRMALGSQKPDVLRLILRGGMSLAIIGLGIGITAALALTRFLSSLLYGVKPTDPLTFVAVSLILIVVALAACYIPARRAAKVDPMVALRYE, from the coding sequence ATGAAACTCTGGGCATGGCTTCGGACCGTCGCGGCGTTTATCTTTCGCCGCTCGCACGTTGAACGCGAATTGGACGAGGAGTTCCGTTCCCACCTCGAAATCTGCGGCGCGGACCTCAAGCGGCAGGGGCTTTCGCGAACAGAGGCAGAACGGCAGGCGCGCATCGATTTCGGCGGCTACCAGCGCTACAAGGAAGAATGCCGCGAAGCCTTCGGCACCCGCCTGCTGCAGGAACTCGCCCAGGACCTCCGCCATGGCCTCCGCCAGCTTCGGCGCAACCCCGGTTTTACCATAGTGGCCGCCGTCACGCTGGCCCTGGGCATTGGCGCGACCACGGCTATTTTCAGTGTGGTAAACGGCGTACTTCTCAAGCCTCTGCCATATCCGCACCCGGAACAGTTAGTCGCGGTATGGCTCACGGCGCCTGGGATGAACGTAAATGACCTGAATCCAGGGCCATCAGACTACCTTCTCTTTCGCGACCAGAATCGTACCTTCCAGGACGTAGGCCTCTCGACGGGCTATTCGGTAAACGTCACGGGCCTTGGCAAGCCGGAGCGTGTAGGAAGCCTCAAAGTGACGTATGATTTGCTCCCGGCTCTGGGGGCAACGCCAATGCTTGGGCGATCCTTTACACGGGCGGACGACGCGCCAGGAAGCCCGGAAGTCGTGATGCTCACGTATGGTTATTGGCGCCGCAGGCTTGGTGCCGACAGTTCGGTAATCGGAAAAGCAATCACAGTGGATGGGAAGTTGCGGGAGATTATTGGAGTGCTGCCGCAAAGCTTCCTCTTCGGCGAGCCCGGCCTCGCTCTGCTTACTCCCTTGCAACTCGACCGAGCCAAGACATTTCTGGGAGATTTCGCGTTTGACGGCATTGCCAGGCTCAAGCCGGGAGTAACGCTGGCCGAGGCGAATGCAGATGTAGCTCGCATGCTCCCGATCGTGCTTCGAAGCTTCCCTCCGCCGCCGGGGTACACCGCCAAAATGTTCGAGGACGCGCGCATCGCACCCAGCCTGCGGCCACTGAAGCAAGAAGTGATAGGTGACATGGGCAGCGTCTTATGGGTGCTGATGGGAGGAATCGGCCTGGTGCTGCTCACTGCGTGCGCCAATGTTGCAAATCTTTTACTCGTTCGAGTTGAAGGCCGTCGGCAGGAATTGGCAATCCGCGCCGCGCTGGGCGCTGGCCGTGGCCGCATTGCCACGCAAATGTTACTGGAAGGATTTATTCTGGCTCTTCTTGGCAGCAGCCTTGGCCTGCTGCTGGCCGATGTGGTCGTGCGCGGCCTCGTGGCGATGGCGCCTAGCGGTCTACCTCGCCTGAACGAAATCACCCTGGACGGGACGGTTGTACTCTTCACCCTGACAGTATCGCTCTTTGTAACTCTCCTGATCGGCCTGGTCCCGGTCTTGAAATATACGGGCGCGAGTCTCGGGATCGGATTGCGAGAGAGCAGACGTTCCATGAGCGAGAGCCGGCAAAGGCTCCGGTCGCGCAGCGCAATGGTGACGGTCCAGGTGGCCATGGCTCTCGTCTTGCTGGTCAGCTCAGGACTCATGATTCGAACTTTTCGCGCCCTGACCCGCGTCGATCCCGGGTTCGTTGCGCCTGCCGGGATCCAGACGTTCCGGATTGACATTCCCGAAACTCAAGTACAAGACCCCGTGCGAGTGGTTCGAATGGAGCAGGAGATTTTGCGAAGGATCAGGGCCGTTCCGGGAGTCTCCTCAGCCGGGCTATCGATGAGTGTTCCCATGGGCGGCAATGAATGGAGCGATAACGTTTTCGCCAGGGATCAGGCCTATGCTCCAGGTGAAATGCCGCTCCACCGGTACAGGTTTGCGACGCCGGGATTTATCAAAACTCTCGGCGCACCGCTCATCGCTGGCCGCGACTTCACCTGGAGTGATATGTACAACAAGGTTCCTGTAGCAATCGTTTCGGAAAGGCTGCCGCGCGAATACTGGCATGACCCGAAAAATGCCGTTGGCAAGCAAATCCGTACTACCAGGAAAGATGACTGGCGGGAGGTGATCGGCGTCGTAGGAAACATTCATGACGATGGCGCGGACAAGCCAGCGCCCAGTTCGGTCTACTGGCCCATTCTGACAACGCATTTGAAAGGCATGGACGCCCTGGTGATCCGATGGCCCGCCGTCTCGATTCGCAGCCCACGCGCCGGTACCGAGAGCTTGATGGAGGAGGTTCGGCGGGCTGTGTGGTCAGTAGACTCTGATCTGCCGCTCGCCGATGTCCATACACTTGACTATTACGAGCGCGCGTCGATGGCGCGAACCTCGTTCACGCTGGTGATACTGGCAATTGCCGGGGGCATGGCGCTCCTGCTTGGCATTGTGGGCCTTTACAGCGTGATTTCTTATTCCGTTTCACAGCGCATCCACGAAGTCGGTGTTCGGATGGCCCTGGGGTCACAAAAGCCTGACGTGTTGAGATTGATTCTTAGAGGGGGGATGAGCTTGGCAATCATTGGTCTCGGCATCGGAATTACGGCCGCTTTGGCCCTAACCCGCTTCTTATCGAGCCTGCTCTATGGCGTCAAACCCACCGATCCGCTCACCTTCGTCGCCGTTTCGCTCATACTGATCGTTGTCGCGCTTGCAGCCTGTTACATCCCCGCCCGCCGTGCAGCAAAAGTCGATCCCATGGTGGCGCTGAGATACGAGTGA